TCGCTTTGGGATACTTTTAGGGGAGCTCATCCTTTAATGACATTAATCGAGAGAAAAAGAACAGCTGATTTCATTAATACCTTTATCAAACAATACGAACAAGGCGGAAAACTTCCGGTTTGGGAACTGGCTTCCAACGAGACAGAATGTATGATCGGCTATCATGCCGTTTCTGTAATTGCAGATGCAATGGCAAAAGGAATTACCGGTTTTGATTATGAGAAGGCATTCCAGGCTTCAAAAAATTCCGCCATGCTGGATATTTTTGGATTAAATGCTTACAAGCAAAACAATTATATCGCTATTGATGATGAACACGAAAGTGTTTCCAAGACAGTAGAATATGCTTATGACGACTGGTGCATTGCTCAAATGGCTAAAATTTTAGGCAAAAAAGAAGATTACCAATATTTCATGAAACGCTCACAAAACTGGAAAAATTTGTACAATCCAAAGAACGGATTTATGCAGCCCAGAAAGAACGGAAACTGGTATGAACCATTCGAACCGAGAGAAGTTAACAACAACTATACGGAAGGAAATTCATGGCATTACTCTTACTCTGTTCAGCAGGATATTCCGGGATTGATAACTGCTCACGGAGGAAAGGAAAAGTTTGAACAGTTTATAGACGCTATTTTCTCTGCTCCCGATAAAACAACCGGTAGAGAACAGGTAGATATTACAGGTTTAATTGGCCAATATGCTCAGGGAAACGAACCAAGCCACCACATCGCCTATCTTTATAATTATGTGGGAAAACCTGAAAAAACAGATGCAAAAATCAAATATATCCTAGATAATTATTACAAAAACGCTCCGGATGGGTTAATCGGAAATGAAGACTGCGGACAGATGAGTGCGTGGTATATTTTGAGCGCAATGGGAATTTATTCTGTAACTCCAGGATTACCTGAATGGCAAACGACAATACCTTATTTTGATGAGGTTAAGATTCATCTGGAAGACGGAACAACAAGAACCATCACGAAAAATACAGGTAGAGAAGAGCTTAAAAAATTAGGTTTTGAAAATGCCAAATCATTTAAAGATTTCAAATATGATGAATTAACGGCAACACCTGTTATTGCTGCAGCAAGAATTTTTGATTTAAATACAAAAGTAGAAATCACTGCTTTGAATCCTGATGATAAAATTTATTATATGACATTGGATGAAGGGGATGCCAATGTAAGAAAGACTTTCAAAGCATACAGCGGACCTTTTACCATTACAAAAACAACTCAGGTTTCAGCATACGCAGAAAGAAAAGGTGAGAAAAGTTCAATCGTAACTGCCAGCTTTAACAGGAGACCGAATAATTGGGACATCACGGTAAATTCTACTCCTACTCCGCAATACACTGCAAGTGGAAAATTATCTTTAATCGACGGGATTGTAGGAGATACAAACTGGAGAAAAGGTGAATGGCTGGGTTATCAGGGGCAGACTTTTGAAGCAATCATCGATATGAAATCACCTCAGCAGATCACGCAATTGTCTTCATCATATCTTCAGGACAGCAAAGCATGGATTTTAATGCCGAAAAGAGTAGAATATTACGCTTCCAATAACGGAAAAGATTTCATTTTATTAAAAACGGTTGACAACACGCTTGATCCGAAAGACGAAACCGTCCAGAAGAAAGACTTCACAGCCGAAATCCTTCCGACACAGGCCCGTTATATCAAAATAAAAGCTTATCATTTCGGGAAACTTCCGGAGTGGCATCAGGGAGCTGGTGGTGAGGCTTATATTTTTGTTGATGAGATTTCTGTAAAATAATATTTTACTGGTCAATATAGAAGAAGCGTTTCGGAAAAATCCGAAACGCTTCTTCTTTTATAAAATTTTCTGTTTTAAGTATAAAAGAAAAGATTGAGTTGATTTTCTTTCCATTAAATTATTTCCCTAAAATTCATAAATTTATCTATAAATGACCGATGTTAGTCGAAAATATTTCGTTTTCCTCTTCTTTATCAGTTATTTTGTAGATTGATAGTAAAGACGCTTATGAAGAAGGAAAAAACAAAAGTTTCCCGTTTATCCAAGATTCTGAAAATTTCCGGAATAAGTTTAGGCAGTGTCGTATTGATTCTGTTTATAACTCCTTATTTTTTCAAAGATACCATCAACAGTGGCATCAAAGAAGTTTCCAAAAGCTACATAAAAACGGATGTAGATTTCAAGGATTTAGATATTTCTTTCTTTACTCATTTTCCTAATCTTACGGTTACCCTTACTAATTCTTCTGTAAAAGGGAACAGTCCTTTTCAGACGGAAAATTTGATTGATGCAGAAGAAATTGGCTTAGGAGTAGATATTACCAGTCTTTTTGACGAGAAGATCATTTTCAACAAACTCTATATTGAAAATGCAAATATTAGAATGAAGGTGGACAGTTTAGGAAGAAATAATTTTGATATCCTAGTCTCTGAGGAAGAAGCTAAAGAGAAAAATGATTCTAAACTGGCGCTGGCTTTACAGAACTTCAGAATTTCCAATTCTAATTTTATTTATGATGATCAGCTGAGCAAAACTCATTTAAAATTAGACAATTTGGAATATGACGGTCTGATCGATCTTTCGAATGATATTTTGAGCTTAAATGCCAATACGGAAATTAAAAATACTCTTTTCAGGTTAGATAAAAATATTTGGGTTAAAAATTTACCTCTAAAAGGAAAAATCAATACAAAAATCAATATCAGTCAGTTAGGATTTTATTTTACGGATAATCCTTTGATTTTAGGTGGATTTCCGTTTAATCTTCAGGGAAGTTTAAAAATGCCGAACGAACAGCAGGTCTATGATCTAAAAATCATAACTAAGAATGCTGACTTAAAAGCCATTCCTGCCATTATTCCGGAAGCTTACCAGAGTTATGCAAAACAGGTTGAAATGAAGGGAAAGGCTGATCTTTTATTTACGATGAAAGGAGTTCTGAATACTTTGAAAAAGCAGAGTCCGGATATTCACGTTGAAGCCAATATTAATAACGGATTTTTCAATTATCAAAAATCTAAATCTCCTATTAATAATGTAAGTTTGGCTTCTGTCATTGATATGCCTGCATTGGATCCCAACCGGTTGAAAGTAAAGGTAAATGAACTTGATTTCAGTTTATTAAACGGCTATACCAGAACCAATTTTGTTTTTGAGAACGGTTCTACGATGTTTTCTGAAGGAATAATCGATTCAAACGTAAACCTTGAAGCCTTAAAGAATGCAACCGGATATAAAAAAATTGATGCCAGAGGAAATCTTAAACTGAACGGGAACTGGAAAGGTTTTATTTCGATGTCTGCGAAAAAAAAGCTGCAAAAAGTCCCATTATTTGATATAAAAGCGGATCTGAAAGACGGATATTTCAAGATGAGGGAAATGCCTGCTGCTTTGGATCATATCAATTTGGATATGGCGGTTCACAACACAGATGGCAATTTTAAAAATACAGCAGTTTTAGTTCATCATATTGATGCGAAAGCACTGGACAACTATGCGAAAGGAAAAATTGAGGTAAAAAACTTAAACAACTACCCTATTGATGCAGATTTCACTGCTAAAATCCATCTACAGGATATTTATAAAATTTATCCCGTAAAAGGCATTGAGCTTCGCGGCGATCTTTTTGTCAAGTCTAAAGCTGTGGGAACT
Above is a genomic segment from Chryseobacterium geocarposphaerae containing:
- a CDS encoding AsmA family protein, giving the protein MKKEKTKVSRLSKILKISGISLGSVVLILFITPYFFKDTINSGIKEVSKSYIKTDVDFKDLDISFFTHFPNLTVTLTNSSVKGNSPFQTENLIDAEEIGLGVDITSLFDEKIIFNKLYIENANIRMKVDSLGRNNFDILVSEEEAKEKNDSKLALALQNFRISNSNFIYDDQLSKTHLKLDNLEYDGLIDLSNDILSLNANTEIKNTLFRLDKNIWVKNLPLKGKINTKINISQLGFYFTDNPLILGGFPFNLQGSLKMPNEQQVYDLKIITKNADLKAIPAIIPEAYQSYAKQVEMKGKADLLFTMKGVLNTLKKQSPDIHVEANINNGFFNYQKSKSPINNVSLASVIDMPALDPNRLKVKVNELDFSLLNGYTRTNFVFENGSTMFSEGIIDSNVNLEALKNATGYKKIDARGNLKLNGNWKGFISMSAKKKLQKVPLFDIKADLKDGYFKMREMPAALDHINLDMAVHNTDGNFKNTAVLVHHIDAKALDNYAKGKIEVKNLNNYPIDADFTAKIHLQDIYKIYPVKGIELRGDLFVKSKAVGTYEPKRKRVPVSNSTLSLKNGFIKFADYPELPLENINVETHVKSGRGSFNDLDISVLPISFTLAGKPFTVKANLKNLNNLNYRLHSKGQLNLGDLYKLFPIEGLDINGVVSTDVGLKGQNGAALDNIQNRGFVKIENITIHSKFFPSNFVVKEGLFKLNGSQLTFEDVKARYKKNVFVFNGNVSNYINYILKDQSLSGSINFTSPKVNIDDFMAYNSGVSSNSTSAEEGVILLPKNLDITINGNANEILFKDIKLNNFKGNLSLKNGNLALNETEFGMIGSTFNADGTYFPINAKKAKFSINTKAKNFDIQRAYKEITLFREMVSAAEKAHGKVSLDYHLEGDLGADFFPRLKTIKGEGVLTLEDIQFHGFKVFNSVAEKTSTDALHDAKVSKVNIKTSIKDNVITIERTKFKIAGFRPRIEGQVSLDGYINVGMRLGLPPFGIIGIPIKITGPSDTFKVETGKYQKEDLNETDDDYKDYQKSLEEEAAKKAEGEKTDSKPKS
- a CDS encoding GH92 family glycosyl hydrolase; its protein translation is MKKIIFVLLGLAAYHLSAQNYSQYVNPFIGTGGHGHTFPGAIVPFGMVQLSPDTRIDGSWDGCSGYHYSDSVIYGFSHTHLNGTGVSDYGDIMLMPTMGKPSLDSKDYSSKFSHKNEKATAGFYTVKLDKHNIDVRLTTTKRVGYHEYTFNNAGNANIILDLNHRDKLLEGEVKIIDSKTVEVFRRSEAWATNQYIYARIEFSKPMFESISQKGKDEVQRGIQDDKWTKLQIAFSTKVKKGEKILVKVSISPTGYEGAEKNMLAEGKSNDFNAIQKQAVADWDKELSKIEVKSSDKDKLSVFYTAMYHVFTQPNINMDVDGKYRGRDNKLYYAKDFDYYTVFSLWDTFRGAHPLMTLIERKRTADFINTFIKQYEQGGKLPVWELASNETECMIGYHAVSVIADAMAKGITGFDYEKAFQASKNSAMLDIFGLNAYKQNNYIAIDDEHESVSKTVEYAYDDWCIAQMAKILGKKEDYQYFMKRSQNWKNLYNPKNGFMQPRKNGNWYEPFEPREVNNNYTEGNSWHYSYSVQQDIPGLITAHGGKEKFEQFIDAIFSAPDKTTGREQVDITGLIGQYAQGNEPSHHIAYLYNYVGKPEKTDAKIKYILDNYYKNAPDGLIGNEDCGQMSAWYILSAMGIYSVTPGLPEWQTTIPYFDEVKIHLEDGTTRTITKNTGREELKKLGFENAKSFKDFKYDELTATPVIAAARIFDLNTKVEITALNPDDKIYYMTLDEGDANVRKTFKAYSGPFTITKTTQVSAYAERKGEKSSIVTASFNRRPNNWDITVNSTPTPQYTASGKLSLIDGIVGDTNWRKGEWLGYQGQTFEAIIDMKSPQQITQLSSSYLQDSKAWILMPKRVEYYASNNGKDFILLKTVDNTLDPKDETVQKKDFTAEILPTQARYIKIKAYHFGKLPEWHQGAGGEAYIFVDEISVK